A genomic stretch from Patescibacteria group bacterium includes:
- the secE gene encoding preprotein translocase subunit SecE, whose amino-acid sequence MNAAFQKTKQYFIESYQELKRVVWPTRSQTINHSLIVIFFSIGVAIFLGALDIVFNFGIQKLLLK is encoded by the coding sequence ATGAATGCAGCATTTCAAAAAACAAAACAGTATTTTATAGAATCATACCAGGAGCTCAAGCGCGTTGTCTGGCCTACCCGGTCTCAAACAATCAATCACTCGCTAATTGTCATTTTTTTCAGTATCGGTGTCGCAATATTTTTGGGTGCTCTGGATATTGTCTTTAATTTTGGGATTCAAAAACTGCTTCTTAAATAA
- the thrS gene encoding threonine--tRNA ligase, producing MSISSPQTHSLEMMRHSTAHLLAAALMNLYKGAKLGVGPVVEHGFYYDIESPVPISTDDFKKIEKEMREIAKRDIPFVREEMLLSDAKKLFTSLKQDYKVELIEDIEKYGSTLIDDQKEEALSTSKGDTLVSVYRTGDFVDLCRGPHVASTKDIGAFALHKLAGAYWRGNEANPQLTRIYGLAFASKEELDAYQTLLQEAAKRDHRKLGKDLELFTLIDDIGPGLPLFYPKGALLRRFVENLITDEQEKRGYLPIWIPHITKDQLYKISGHLDKYDAMYPPMHLEEADYYLKPMNCPHFMMLYNTLPHSYRDLPVRYTCTTTNYRYEKSGELSGLTRVRALTQDDCHVFCAADQIESEISLMLDMIQDIYRIFDFEEYTVSISVRNPNNKSTYIGSEEYWDTAERSLKKVVGDRNLTAIVCEGEAAFYGPKLDFIFKDALGRSWQLSTIQLDYNLPERFECEYADSDGTKKRPIVIHRAILGSTERFLGIMIEHFAGRFPLWLSPVQVVGIPVGLSHHDACKKLQTGLAACGIRCEIDYSNESVGKKIRAAEKLKMPYMIVIGDKEENLDELTIRVRGREEPLVMKYETFTAMAQRLISAKSLELTNE from the coding sequence ATGAGTATATCATCACCACAAACACATTCTCTTGAGATGATGCGCCATTCTACGGCGCATCTTCTTGCTGCAGCATTGATGAATCTTTATAAGGGTGCCAAGCTTGGCGTTGGGCCCGTTGTTGAACATGGCTTTTACTATGACATAGAAAGTCCCGTTCCTATTAGCACTGATGATTTTAAAAAAATAGAAAAAGAAATGAGAGAGATAGCAAAACGTGATATCCCGTTTGTTCGAGAAGAAATGCTACTGAGTGATGCAAAAAAATTATTCACATCATTAAAACAGGATTATAAAGTTGAATTAATCGAGGATATAGAGAAATATGGCAGTACTCTGATAGATGACCAAAAAGAAGAGGCTCTTTCCACTTCGAAGGGTGATACGCTTGTATCTGTATATCGCACAGGAGATTTCGTTGACCTTTGCAGAGGCCCCCACGTGGCGTCTACAAAAGATATTGGCGCATTTGCACTGCATAAGCTTGCTGGCGCCTATTGGAGAGGTAACGAAGCAAATCCACAACTGACACGCATATATGGACTTGCTTTTGCTTCTAAGGAAGAATTAGATGCGTATCAAACACTTCTTCAAGAAGCTGCCAAGAGAGATCATCGTAAGCTTGGAAAGGATTTGGAATTATTTACTCTTATTGATGATATCGGGCCAGGATTACCGCTCTTTTATCCTAAGGGTGCGTTGTTACGCAGATTTGTTGAGAATCTCATTACTGATGAGCAAGAAAAGCGCGGCTATCTCCCCATATGGATACCACATATTACCAAGGATCAGCTCTATAAGATTTCGGGACATCTCGATAAGTATGATGCAATGTATCCGCCAATGCACTTGGAAGAAGCTGATTACTATCTAAAGCCAATGAATTGTCCGCATTTCATGATGCTCTATAATACGCTTCCTCATAGCTATCGCGATCTTCCTGTCCGCTATACCTGCACAACAACAAATTACCGCTATGAAAAATCCGGAGAGTTGTCTGGCCTTACCAGGGTCCGTGCGCTTACCCAAGATGATTGCCATGTTTTTTGTGCTGCTGACCAGATAGAATCGGAGATTTCTCTGATGCTTGACATGATTCAAGACATATATCGCATTTTTGATTTTGAGGAATATACCGTAAGTATTTCTGTCCGCAATCCAAACAATAAAAGCACGTACATTGGAAGTGAGGAGTACTGGGATACTGCTGAGCGTTCATTGAAAAAAGTAGTCGGTGACCGCAATCTTACTGCGATAGTGTGTGAAGGTGAAGCTGCATTTTATGGTCCGAAGCTCGATTTCATCTTTAAGGATGCACTTGGTAGATCATGGCAACTTTCTACCATACAGCTTGATTACAATTTACCTGAGCGTTTTGAATGCGAATATGCTGATTCGGATGGGACCAAAAAACGCCCCATTGTCATACATCGAGCAATTCTTGGATCAACTGAGAGATTTTTGGGCATTATGATTGAACATTTTGCGGGCAGATTTCCACTCTGGTTGTCTCCGGTACAGGTTGTTGGCATACCTGTTGGGCTTTCGCATCACGATGCTTGTAAAAAACTACAGACAGGACTTGCTGCATGCGGTATTCGATGTGAGATAGATTATTCAAATGAATCGGTGGGTAAGAAGATTAGAGCTGCAGAAAAGTTAAAAATGCCCTACATGATCGTTATTGGTGATAAGGAAGAAAATCTTGATGAGCTCACAATCCGCGTGCGCGGACGAGAAGAGCCTCTGGTAATGAAGTATGAAACGTTTACGGCAATGGCTCAACGGCTTATTTCAGCAAAGTCTCTTGAGTTGACCAATGAATAA
- the miaA gene encoding tRNA (adenosine(37)-N6)-dimethylallyltransferase MiaA, whose amino-acid sequence MVRKSDIHLIVILGPTASGKSSWGVEIAHEYNGEIVSADSRQVYEGLDIGSGKVTENEMGGVPHYLLNVIKAGSRFTVADYKELADTAIEAIYTKRKTPLLVGGSALYLDAVIENYQLPNVDQDINYRAMLERRSTDDLCRELERVDPRHFEVVDKNNKRRLIRALEVFHLTGKPFSEFQHKGEDMYRSMIVGIEMPRDVLYARIDARVDSRLEQGMIEEVERLLSLGISHEWLEQLGLEYRYISRYLCNCNGSISEKNEMVQKLKFAIHDFARRQLIWFRSKENIHWCSSIDEIREHINESGAFRALI is encoded by the coding sequence ATGGTACGAAAGTCTGATATCCACCTTATTGTTATTCTTGGCCCTACTGCAAGCGGAAAATCATCATGGGGTGTTGAGATTGCACATGAGTACAACGGTGAAATAGTATCTGCTGATTCACGGCAAGTGTACGAAGGTCTTGACATTGGCAGTGGTAAAGTTACTGAAAATGAAATGGGTGGAGTGCCTCATTATCTTTTGAATGTCATCAAAGCTGGTAGCCGCTTTACTGTTGCGGATTATAAGGAGCTTGCTGACACTGCAATTGAGGCCATATATACTAAGAGAAAGACCCCCCTATTAGTTGGAGGATCTGCTCTCTATCTTGATGCGGTTATTGAAAACTACCAACTGCCAAACGTTGATCAGGATATCAATTATCGAGCGATGCTTGAGCGAAGAAGTACTGATGATCTCTGTCGAGAGCTTGAACGTGTTGATCCAAGACACTTCGAGGTAGTTGATAAAAATAACAAACGCCGGCTTATTAGAGCCCTTGAAGTATTTCATTTAACAGGAAAACCATTTTCTGAATTCCAACACAAGGGAGAAGATATGTATAGGTCAATGATAGTTGGTATTGAGATGCCTCGTGACGTACTCTATGCAAGAATCGATGCACGTGTTGACAGCCGCCTTGAACAGGGGATGATTGAAGAGGTTGAGAGGCTGTTGTCGTTAGGTATTTCTCATGAGTGGCTGGAACAACTTGGCTTGGAGTATCGCTATATTTCTCGATATCTCTGCAATTGCAATGGAAGCATTTCAGAAAAAAATGAGATGGTTCAAAAACTTAAATTTGCCATTCATGATTTCGCACGAAGACAGCTCATATGGTTCCGTAGTAAGGAAAATATCCACTGGTGCTCTTCGATAGATGAAATTCGCGAACACATTAACGAATCAGGAGCTTTTCGAGCGTTGATTTGA
- the miaB gene encoding tRNA (N6-isopentenyl adenosine(37)-C2)-methylthiotransferase MiaB, which translates to MNNYSTMPGTYKLTTLGCQMNKSDSERIKGLLEKIGMRETDDSEGADVLIYNTCSVRQKSEDRIYGLQAQFEVLKQKNPSVIIAVTGCMPGRDRDGVLRERLEYVDLFFPTEEIVLLPKRLSELRSDIIDPNSIANYEYKHYLDIQPSYQSLSQAFVPISNGCNKFCTYCVVPYARGKQKDRPLRDILDEVRSRADQGCKEITLLGQTVNLYNPPDKEYFSLSNPFDHSKNGFAALIWELNECSGIERIHFTAPHPQYMDNDTLDALCLPKQMNYVHLPVQSGSNAVLKRMNRPYTAEYYCERITELKKRKPTTALGTDIIVGFCGETDQDFQQTVELYTFCDFDIAYLAMYSVRSGTAAHRMYKDDISKNVKKERWCELQKIMEEIVLKKNQRYVGEVVSVLVDSFDKGMCSGNSREMKRVQFKGQNEFLGTLCDVKIDRALEWVLYGTKV; encoded by the coding sequence ATGAATAACTACAGCACAATGCCGGGAACGTATAAGCTCACAACACTTGGTTGTCAGATGAATAAATCCGACTCGGAAAGAATCAAGGGCCTTCTTGAAAAGATTGGCATGAGAGAAACTGATGATAGCGAGGGTGCCGACGTACTCATCTACAATACCTGTTCGGTGCGACAGAAATCAGAAGATAGGATCTATGGCCTCCAGGCTCAATTTGAAGTTTTGAAACAAAAAAATCCCTCAGTCATTATTGCAGTAACGGGTTGTATGCCCGGTAGAGATCGAGATGGAGTTCTGCGAGAGCGTCTTGAGTATGTTGATCTTTTTTTTCCGACAGAAGAAATTGTTCTTTTACCAAAAAGACTAAGTGAGTTGCGCAGCGATATTATTGACCCCAATAGCATTGCTAACTATGAGTACAAACATTATCTTGATATCCAACCTTCGTACCAGTCTTTGTCCCAGGCTTTTGTTCCCATAAGCAACGGATGCAATAAATTTTGTACCTACTGCGTGGTTCCCTATGCTCGCGGTAAGCAAAAAGATCGACCGTTAAGAGATATTTTAGATGAGGTTCGATCTCGTGCCGACCAGGGATGTAAGGAAATTACATTATTGGGCCAGACAGTGAATCTCTATAATCCACCCGATAAGGAATATTTTTCACTATCCAACCCCTTTGATCATTCAAAGAATGGATTCGCTGCTTTGATATGGGAATTGAATGAGTGTTCAGGAATTGAACGAATTCATTTTACAGCACCCCATCCGCAATATATGGATAACGATACTCTTGATGCGCTTTGCCTACCTAAACAGATGAATTATGTGCATCTGCCGGTGCAATCAGGCAGTAATGCGGTTCTGAAGCGAATGAATAGACCATATACGGCTGAGTACTATTGTGAACGGATTACAGAATTAAAAAAGAGAAAACCGACAACTGCATTGGGGACTGATATTATTGTAGGATTCTGTGGCGAGACGGACCAGGATTTTCAACAGACCGTGGAGCTCTATACGTTCTGCGATTTTGACATTGCATACTTGGCTATGTATTCGGTACGATCGGGTACTGCCGCACATCGCATGTATAAGGACGATATTTCCAAGAATGTTAAGAAAGAACGGTGGTGTGAACTTCAAAAAATAATGGAAGAAATTGTCCTCAAAAAAAATCAGCGCTATGTCGGCGAGGTTGTTTCAGTACTTGTTGACTCGTTTGATAAAGGAATGTGTAGTGGTAACTCACGTGAAATGAAACGAGTGCAATTCAAAGGGCAGAACGAGTTTTTGGGAACACTATGCGATGTTAAAATTGACAGGGCGTTAGAGTGGGTACTCTATGGTACGAAAGTCTGA
- the nusG gene encoding transcription termination/antitermination protein NusG, translating into MPKQVSDQLPRWYAIHTYSGYEENVVRNLKQRIESMDMEELIFDVLIPTEKRIKIKNGKRKVITEKIFPGYVLVRMIVTDESWYVVRNTPNVTGFIGSGTTPNPISDQEMEYLQKRMGLEEPKYKIDLTVSTPVRIVDGPFKNFEGKITEVDEERGKIKVLVTIFGRETPVELDFLQIKKI; encoded by the coding sequence ATGCCAAAACAAGTTTCAGATCAATTGCCGCGATGGTATGCAATTCATACCTACTCGGGTTACGAAGAAAACGTCGTACGCAACCTCAAACAGCGTATTGAGTCTATGGATATGGAAGAACTCATATTTGACGTTCTTATCCCGACTGAAAAAAGAATTAAGATTAAGAATGGCAAGCGAAAAGTTATTACAGAAAAAATCTTTCCCGGGTATGTACTCGTTCGCATGATTGTAACAGATGAATCATGGTATGTTGTACGTAATACGCCAAATGTTACCGGTTTTATTGGAAGTGGCACTACACCAAACCCGATCTCTGACCAGGAAATGGAATATTTGCAAAAACGCATGGGCCTTGAAGAACCGAAGTACAAAATTGACCTGACTGTATCTACGCCAGTCCGTATCGTTGACGGACCTTTCAAGAATTTTGAGGGTAAAATTACTGAAGTTGATGAAGAACGAGGCAAAATTAAAGTACTCGTTACTATTTTCGGTCGCGAAACACCAGTTGAGCTTGATTTCTTACAAATAAAGAAGATATAG
- the rplK gene encoding 50S ribosomal protein L11 has protein sequence MAPPKKIKALIKLQIPAGKANPAPPIGPALGQHGLNIAEFCQKFNAATQKLGDDITPVVITVYEDRTYTFILKTSPTAELIKKAAGIPKGSGKPLTEKVGSITKAQVRDIAEKKMCDLTARTIEAAMSMVEGTARQMGVEIKV, from the coding sequence ATGGCTCCTCCAAAAAAAATAAAAGCTCTTATCAAATTGCAAATTCCGGCAGGCAAAGCAAATCCAGCACCACCAATCGGTCCTGCATTGGGTCAGCATGGCTTGAATATTGCAGAATTTTGCCAAAAATTTAATGCAGCAACTCAGAAACTTGGTGATGATATTACCCCCGTTGTTATCACTGTCTATGAAGACCGTACCTATACCTTTATCCTCAAAACGTCCCCTACGGCAGAGTTGATTAAAAAAGCAGCAGGCATTCCAAAGGGTTCAGGTAAACCGCTTACCGAAAAAGTTGGGTCCATAACAAAAGCGCAAGTAAGGGATATTGCGGAAAAGAAAATGTGCGATCTCACTGCGAGGACTATTGAAGCTGCAATGAGTATGGTAGAAGGAACAGCTCGCCAAATGGGCGTTGAGATTAAAGTATAA
- a CDS encoding DNA polymerase III subunit alpha, with amino-acid sequence MNFVQLHVHSHYSLLDGLARIGELVARAKEFGMSALALTDHGSLYGAIEFYQACKKTGIKPIIGVETYITSRGRFRKQGKEDDERFHLILLAKNHAGYKNLLKLVTLSHLEGFYYKPRVDFELLEKYSEGIIATSACINSQIGQAVLSGRSGHEELQRYLDIFGDNFFLELQHHKNLPEQHTVNAGLISLAREMGVKLIATTDSHYLIPEDATAHDVLLCLQTKKDRNDKNRLCMLGEDFSFGDGSLTIEAFKDTPEAISNTVLIADQVELDIPLGKIVLPTYSLPDGVTPEQELRKMCEDGMQSRFGDAITDIQRERLEYELAVILKAGYPAYFLIVQDFVNWAKKQGIVVGPGRGSAAGSLVAYLLRITNVDPILYDLLFERFLNPERVSMPDIDLDFADSRRDEVLGYIEEKYGKDHVAQIITFGTMAARVSVRDVGRVIGAQYSFCDQLAKLIPQNMMLDAAVQAVPELRELAATNDQAKEIIQIARRLEGVARHTSVHACGVVITPEPLTEYVPCQYASPDDKTVITQYSLHPVEDLGLLKFDFLGLSNLTILEHAKNLVQHTKGVKIDYDTLLLNDRKTYRLLQQGKTTGVFQLESAGMKRYLKLLKPTHIEDVIAMVALYRPGPMELIPDYIAGKHGKKIPEYLHPKLKPILEQTYGVAVYQEQLMKIAQDLAGFTLGEADVLRKAVGKKIAKLLIEQKQKFVAGCLKNEVPKNLAEKVFDFIEPFAGYGFNRSHAACYAMIAYYTAYMKAHFPAEFMAALLTADEQNMDRISIEIEECRQMGMPVLLPDINESYTSFTVVGNKNNSQESIRFGLRAIKNVGEHIAEVIVTERKEHGPFATLEDFLERVNDKDLNKKSLESLIRCGALDRFGDRGQLMYNCDKLLSFAKSLNNERQGNQASLFGDTFRKASLVLSPSEALDPKIPLSWERELLGLYLSAHPLHGVMDVMQRYVIPCQQAKQQRENTQVRICGVVASMKKILTKKNEQMLFVTLEDLSDTIEVIVFPSILKDSSELWREDIILAVEGRLSRKDSDSKLICGKVREVTNSMIAALSQNQVKQ; translated from the coding sequence ATGAATTTTGTTCAGCTCCATGTCCATAGTCACTACAGTCTTCTCGATGGTCTTGCTCGAATAGGCGAACTTGTTGCACGCGCTAAGGAGTTTGGTATGAGCGCACTCGCTTTGACAGACCATGGATCGCTCTATGGCGCTATTGAATTTTATCAGGCATGCAAAAAAACAGGGATTAAGCCTATTATCGGAGTTGAGACATATATCACATCTCGTGGACGTTTCCGTAAGCAGGGCAAAGAAGATGACGAGCGTTTTCATCTCATACTCCTTGCAAAAAACCATGCAGGCTACAAAAATCTTTTAAAACTTGTCACACTATCGCACCTTGAAGGATTTTATTATAAACCGCGAGTTGATTTTGAACTTTTGGAGAAATATTCGGAAGGTATCATAGCAACAAGTGCATGTATTAATAGCCAGATTGGCCAGGCGGTGCTTAGTGGAAGGAGTGGCCACGAGGAACTCCAACGCTATTTAGATATCTTTGGTGATAATTTTTTTCTTGAGCTCCAACACCACAAAAATTTGCCGGAACAGCATACTGTGAATGCCGGACTCATTTCACTTGCTCGTGAGATGGGCGTAAAGCTTATTGCAACAACCGATTCACATTATCTTATTCCCGAGGATGCCACAGCACATGACGTACTCCTCTGTCTTCAGACAAAAAAAGACCGTAACGATAAAAACAGGCTCTGTATGCTTGGCGAAGATTTTTCATTCGGCGACGGTTCACTAACAATTGAAGCATTTAAGGATACCCCTGAAGCAATTAGTAATACTGTTCTCATTGCAGATCAGGTAGAACTAGATATACCTCTTGGAAAAATTGTACTGCCGACCTATTCATTGCCTGATGGAGTGACTCCAGAGCAAGAACTTCGCAAAATGTGTGAAGATGGTATGCAGAGCAGGTTTGGTGATGCCATAACAGATATACAGCGGGAACGTCTTGAGTATGAACTTGCCGTCATTCTGAAGGCAGGGTACCCAGCCTATTTTTTGATTGTTCAGGACTTTGTAAATTGGGCAAAAAAACAAGGGATTGTTGTGGGACCGGGGCGTGGTAGTGCTGCCGGGAGTTTGGTTGCGTATCTTCTCAGAATCACCAATGTTGATCCGATACTGTATGATCTACTTTTTGAGCGCTTCCTCAATCCGGAGCGCGTATCAATGCCTGATATTGATCTTGATTTTGCAGATAGCCGTAGAGATGAAGTATTGGGATATATTGAAGAAAAATATGGCAAAGACCACGTTGCTCAAATTATCACATTTGGAACAATGGCAGCTCGCGTATCGGTGCGTGATGTTGGACGTGTTATTGGCGCGCAGTATTCCTTTTGTGATCAGTTGGCAAAACTAATTCCACAAAACATGATGCTTGATGCAGCCGTACAAGCAGTTCCTGAATTACGCGAACTTGCCGCTACAAACGATCAAGCAAAAGAAATCATACAAATTGCGCGAAGGCTCGAGGGTGTTGCTCGGCATACATCTGTGCATGCCTGCGGCGTTGTCATTACGCCTGAGCCGCTTACGGAGTATGTGCCATGCCAATATGCCTCACCCGATGATAAGACGGTTATTACGCAGTATTCACTACATCCCGTGGAGGATTTAGGATTGCTGAAGTTTGATTTCTTAGGATTGAGTAATTTAACAATTTTGGAGCATGCAAAAAATCTTGTTCAACATACGAAAGGAGTAAAAATTGATTATGACACACTTCTATTAAATGATCGGAAAACCTACCGATTACTTCAGCAAGGGAAGACGACGGGTGTGTTTCAACTTGAAAGTGCAGGCATGAAACGCTATCTCAAGCTACTCAAGCCAACACATATCGAAGATGTTATTGCAATGGTTGCGCTCTATCGTCCCGGACCCATGGAGCTTATTCCCGATTATATTGCAGGGAAACATGGCAAAAAAATTCCTGAGTATCTTCATCCAAAGCTCAAGCCTATTCTTGAGCAAACATACGGAGTGGCTGTCTATCAGGAGCAGCTTATGAAAATAGCACAAGACCTGGCGGGGTTTACACTCGGTGAGGCGGATGTTTTGCGAAAAGCAGTAGGAAAAAAGATTGCAAAGCTTCTCATAGAGCAAAAACAAAAATTTGTAGCAGGATGCTTAAAAAATGAAGTCCCAAAAAACCTTGCAGAAAAAGTTTTTGACTTCATTGAGCCATTCGCAGGATATGGTTTTAATAGGTCTCATGCCGCATGCTATGCCATGATAGCGTATTACACTGCATATATGAAGGCTCATTTCCCTGCAGAGTTTATGGCTGCATTACTGACTGCAGATGAGCAGAATATGGATAGAATTTCAATTGAAATTGAAGAGTGCAGGCAAATGGGCATGCCAGTGCTTCTTCCTGATATCAACGAAAGCTATACATCGTTTACTGTTGTTGGAAACAAAAACAATAGCCAAGAATCCATTCGTTTTGGGCTTAGAGCAATTAAAAATGTCGGCGAACACATTGCGGAAGTTATTGTTACTGAACGCAAAGAACATGGTCCCTTTGCGACACTGGAAGATTTTCTTGAGCGAGTCAATGATAAAGATTTAAATAAAAAATCTCTGGAAAGCCTTATTCGCTGCGGTGCCCTTGACAGATTTGGCGATAGGGGACAACTGATGTATAATTGTGATAAGCTCCTTTCATTTGCAAAGAGCCTCAACAATGAACGCCAGGGGAATCAAGCAAGCTTATTTGGAGATACGTTTCGAAAAGCATCACTAGTACTTTCACCTTCAGAAGCCCTTGATCCAAAAATTCCCCTATCGTGGGAAAGGGAACTTCTTGGCCTGTACTTGAGCGCGCACCCACTCCATGGAGTAATGGATGTCATGCAACGTTATGTGATTCCGTGCCAGCAGGCAAAGCAGCAGCGAGAAAATACCCAGGTGCGCATTTGCGGTGTTGTTGCATCAATGAAAAAGATTTTGACAAAAAAGAATGAACAGATGCTCTTTGTAACTCTTGAAGACCTCTCTGATACTATCGAGGTCATTGTATTTCCTAGTATACTGAAAGATTCTTCAGAGCTTTGGAGAGAGGACATTATTTTGGCGGTTGAAGGAAGACTTTCTCGTAAGGATTCCGATAGTAAGCTCATATGCGGCAAGGTTCGTGAAGTAACAAACTCTATGATTGCAGCACTTTCTCAAAACCAAGTGAAACAATAA
- the gatB gene encoding Asp-tRNA(Asn)/Glu-tRNA(Gln) amidotransferase subunit GatB, with the protein MYRTTIGLEIHIQLNTKSKMFCRCSNDGENQPPNTTICSVCLGHPGTQPVINRQAVLSSARMALALKCTINDVSKFDRKNYYYPDLPKGYQISQYDQPIGVAGHITILLPDENGRTDMRVRINRLHLEEDAAKLLHAAELGASLVDFNRCSTPLMEVVTEPDIRTPLEAKLFLQELRLLARYLGVSQADMEKGHLRCDANVSVQLDVDGVEVTTPISEIKNLNSFKAVEHALHYESQRLYNDWMDGGETRNRTNKITVGWNDDTSTTTLQRGKEEAHDYRYFPEPDLPPLRFTDKLRAELLATIPELPAQRRMRFCEEYGLCEPECKILVEDKFLGDFYEKSASELSEWLSTRQKNSIDAYKLLAAWLINKLSARLYDKTLSIQSLTLTPENFAELVSLIAEGAINSSVAQMLLDRILDSNESPRVIVRDEHLEQVTDTGLIEQTAQKIIEQNPDAVANYRSGKITVIMYLVGQVMLEMKGKAQPDLIKSTLEKLLIR; encoded by the coding sequence ATGTATCGCACGACGATTGGACTGGAAATACATATTCAGCTCAACACAAAGTCGAAGATGTTTTGTCGTTGCTCAAATGATGGAGAAAACCAGCCACCGAATACGACTATTTGTTCAGTGTGTCTTGGACATCCGGGTACTCAGCCTGTCATAAACAGACAGGCCGTTCTCTCATCTGCACGCATGGCTCTTGCCTTGAAGTGCACTATTAATGATGTCAGTAAATTTGATAGAAAGAATTATTATTATCCCGATTTGCCAAAAGGATACCAGATTTCCCAATACGATCAACCCATCGGAGTTGCCGGGCATATTACTATTCTCCTACCGGACGAAAACGGACGAACAGACATGAGAGTCCGTATCAACAGGCTTCATCTTGAAGAAGATGCGGCAAAACTTCTCCACGCCGCAGAACTTGGCGCAAGTCTTGTTGATTTTAATCGTTGCTCAACACCTCTCATGGAAGTTGTCACAGAGCCAGACATACGAACACCGCTAGAAGCCAAACTATTTTTACAGGAATTAAGACTTCTTGCCCGGTATTTGGGCGTTTCCCAAGCAGATATGGAGAAAGGGCATTTGCGCTGCGATGCCAATGTTTCTGTTCAACTTGACGTTGATGGCGTTGAGGTGACTACTCCTATTTCAGAAATTAAAAATCTCAACTCATTCAAAGCGGTAGAACATGCGCTTCACTATGAATCTCAACGCCTGTATAATGATTGGATGGATGGCGGAGAAACTCGTAACCGAACAAATAAGATCACTGTTGGTTGGAATGACGATACGTCAACAACAACCCTTCAACGCGGCAAAGAAGAGGCTCACGATTACCGATATTTTCCAGAACCGGATCTACCTCCTTTGAGATTTACCGACAAACTTAGAGCGGAACTTCTAGCAACCATCCCCGAACTTCCCGCACAACGCCGCATGCGTTTTTGTGAGGAATACGGCCTTTGTGAGCCCGAATGCAAGATCCTTGTTGAAGATAAGTTCCTTGGAGATTTCTATGAAAAAAGTGCATCAGAGCTTTCTGAATGGCTTTCAACCAGGCAAAAAAATTCTATAGATGCATACAAACTCCTTGCTGCATGGCTTATCAACAAGCTCTCGGCACGATTATACGACAAAACACTATCAATTCAATCTCTCACGCTAACACCTGAGAATTTTGCTGAACTTGTATCACTGATTGCAGAAGGTGCAATCAATAGCTCTGTCGCTCAAATGCTTCTTGATCGTATTTTAGATTCCAATGAAAGCCCTCGGGTTATCGTACGAGATGAACACCTTGAGCAAGTTACTGACACTGGCCTTATTGAGCAGACAGCACAGAAAATCATTGAGCAAAACCCGGATGCAGTTGCAAATTATCGCAGCGGAAAAATAACGGTCATTATGTATCTTGTTGGACAGGTCATGCTCGAAATGAAAGGCAAAGCACAACCTGACCTTATCAAATCAACGCTCGAAAAGCTCCTGATTCGTTAA
- the rplA gene encoding 50S ribosomal protein L1 — translation MRKQSKKFKSCISDIDLDKSYSPQEAFELVKKCSYEEFDASVEVHVRTGIDPRKSDQTIRGSIMLPNGIGKTKRVVVFAEGEKAAEALKNGAARVGGVELIQEIKQSQKIDFDVAVATPDMMKHLAQVAKILGPKGLMPSPKNETVTTNITKTLEEITRGKINFKNDDTGNVHQVIGRRSFDADKLAENYQAFIDSLRKAKPSTAKGTFIVAVSVSSTMGPGIHINPAA, via the coding sequence ATGCGAAAGCAATCAAAAAAGTTTAAATCATGCATCTCTGATATCGATCTAGATAAATCATATTCACCCCAAGAGGCTTTTGAGCTTGTTAAGAAATGCTCCTATGAGGAATTTGACGCGAGTGTAGAGGTTCATGTACGCACGGGTATTGATCCCCGAAAAAGCGATCAGACAATCCGAGGATCCATCATGCTGCCGAACGGTATTGGCAAAACAAAGCGTGTTGTTGTTTTTGCGGAAGGAGAGAAAGCTGCAGAAGCTCTAAAAAATGGTGCCGCTCGAGTGGGTGGTGTTGAACTTATCCAGGAAATCAAACAGTCGCAAAAAATCGATTTCGATGTTGCCGTTGCAACTCCAGACATGATGAAACATTTAGCTCAAGTTGCAAAAATCCTTGGTCCAAAAGGACTAATGCCTTCGCCAAAGAACGAAACAGTCACAACAAATATCACCAAAACACTGGAGGAAATTACAAGAGGTAAAATTAACTTTAAAAATGATGATACGGGCAATGTACACCAAGTCATAGGCAGACGATCATTTGATGCTGATAAGCTTGCAGAAAATTACCAAGCCTTTATTGACAGTCTTCGTAAGGCAAAACCATCAACGGCAAAAGGAACGTTTATCGTGGCAGTCAGCGTATCGTCAACCATGGGACCGGGTATCCATATCAATCCCGCTGCTTAA